In the genome of Pseudopipra pipra isolate bDixPip1 chromosome 4, bDixPip1.hap1, whole genome shotgun sequence, one region contains:
- the APELA gene encoding apelin receptor early endogenous ligand, whose translation MRLQLLLWTVFLLLASLLPAYGQRPANLALRRKLHRHGCSHRRCMPLHSRVPFP comes from the exons ATGAGACTCCAGCTGCTCCTTTGGACCGTGTTTTTGCTCCTGGCGAGCCTCCTCCCAGCCTACGGACAGCGGCCAG CCAACCTGGCCCTGCGCAGGAAGCTCCACCGGCACGGCTGCTCCCACCGGCGCTGCATGCCGCTCCACTCCAGGGTGCCCTTCCCCTGA